The Thiothrix subterranea genome has a segment encoding these proteins:
- a CDS encoding TlpA family protein disulfide reductase, whose product MKRIKRALALVALFLVSATAVASETQKVQNFSFKDIDGKAHQFSEYRGKWVIVNYWATFCGPCVAEIPALNSVAKRFKDNAVVLGMEAGETPTDELKQFMAQKKIAYPVIPTQDSTMFALGLVYGVPTTFVVNPQGEIVDTHMGAITSAMLQNYLRADSNNPTTIAGDKEDCVSGFC is encoded by the coding sequence ATGAAACGGATTAAGCGGGCGCTTGCCCTTGTTGCGTTGTTTTTAGTATCTGCCACGGCAGTCGCGTCTGAAACACAAAAAGTACAAAATTTCAGCTTTAAAGATATTGATGGCAAAGCTCACCAATTTTCCGAGTACAGAGGCAAATGGGTGATCGTGAACTACTGGGCAACCTTTTGTGGCCCGTGTGTTGCCGAAATCCCCGCTCTGAATAGCGTTGCCAAACGTTTCAAAGACAATGCCGTGGTATTAGGCATGGAAGCGGGGGAAACCCCAACCGATGAACTCAAACAGTTCATGGCTCAGAAAAAGATCGCCTACCCCGTCATTCCCACCCAAGACAGCACCATGTTTGCGTTAGGTTTAGTCTATGGTGTGCCGACCACGTTTGTCGTCAATCCACAAGGTGAAATCGTCGATACCCACATGGGCGCGATTACTTCCGCTATGTTACAAAATTATTTACGCGCCGATAGCAACAACCCAACCACCATCGCGGGTGACAAAGAAGATTGCGTCAGTGGTTTCTGCTAA
- a CDS encoding choice-of-anchor L domain-containing protein yields the protein MHHSPRQASHLWRLRFFLGIAGAMTTLHATTAYAGLTLNQSATPPEISASLDGPGLSISNLVITNGLAGQYGTFAGGTESAGVGPVIGIQNGVFINTGSTETLLGPNNNPAFTASGGATYPDPDLTQLSANAVNDPAIIEFDIVPVGDKVNFVLSFGSEEYPEYVCSQFNDAFGLFVSGPGFSTTQNAAFIPNTNDAITVNNLNVGVAGANAQAGIDCKLGNSAYFNDNGNGTGNANSQLDGFSKPITASLGGLTAGQTYHVKLALADAGDAALDSGAFFKWLTSTDSRPIDMELSAAASTLTPGKNGTVDVTYTAINKSGVLDSELVQTQLQWPAGVTVLSHNGGAAYNASNAVWDVGTVPANNSKSITFTLQVGSAASYKPSGEILFALHEDFDSTPFNSGAFPNEDDTATLTLTPVDNAPPVISSNGGAALAVNIPESTTAVTNIDASDAENGAETNLTYALSGADASLFTIGADGAVVFKAAPDFETPLDAGSDNVYNVTVTVTDAGGATDTQALQISVTDIDEIPPTVAINTVTSDDILNNAETSANVAITGTSNAENGQTVTVVLNGKSYTGNVTGGTWSVTVPLADAALLAESSHTITADVSDAAGNVAPQATRNITVDKTPPTISGNDVALTNDTTPDLSGTTDVANGTNVTVTNSSNATLCTTTASGGNWSCTPTTPLPAGNSILTVTTTDPSGNTGSDEFTATINHQPTITSNSGNPLTLEVAENTTAVSDVEATDSEDGVETNLTYTLSGADAAKFSIGADGKLAFIAAPDFETPASANANNTYQVTVTTTDKNGGSDTQALIITVTDADDTAPVITISAVSTDDIINDAEADADIAISGSTNAENGQTVTVKLNGKTYTGTANNGAWSVNLPATDAAALADGTQTITADVSDAAGNPAIPANHDIQVDQTLPAITGNDIALTNDTTPTLSGTTDVADGTNITVTDSSNATVCTTTASGGTWSCTPASALPIGDHALSVTTADPAGNENTDAFTVKVNAQPIINSNGAGATVTLAIPEGIPSVTDVDASDTDTADALNYSLAGGADMALFQIDSTSGELGFKTAPKYLSSGDNTYEVIVTVDDGHDGTDTQTFTIEILKDTDADSIPDTQDVDLDGDGIPNTTEGNADLDVDGIPNQLDLDSDGDGIPDNIEAQTTAGFKAPSGIDANKDGLDDVYAAGLMPIDTDSDSKPDYLDTNSDGTGEDDTQEAGLTLANTDTDGDGLDDAIDTDDANFGPAHAGITNVLTAYPQLGVEVNWRIPNMPPVFSSPAATTFSENGTGTALDVQTTDDKDNEVSGLTYSFSGGADLALFNLDSNTGVISFKTAPDYEKPADANKDNAYALQVQACDAENACTTQNVIINVIDVDEDNDGDGLLDSFEKNAGVPKDTDKDGKPDWLDTDDDGDGILTKYEKPDANGNKTPDDALDTDGDGKPNYLDTDDDGDKKLTKDEKADKNKDGNPLEAYDMDADGIPDYLDNNEVPTVVLHVRGFLQGAYDSASGLMRDDLREQGLIPLAQPFSDRLTAFKYRNKDVTTPAILAITGDNAIVDWVLVELRSATNPRARSIAKAALLQRDGDVADPLSNEAHLRIPNVPEGSYYVSLRQRNHLGVMTQDPILLSPTLTATDFTLPSFAVNGENARLETGDVALLWAGEANNNNSLIANGPGNDTNVVLGTVLMHHSNSKVNSNFRLPGYYSSDLNLDGITLYTGPGNDINLLIGNVLLHPSNATSAANYVAPGRMPKSEDEDTDD from the coding sequence ATGCATCACTCACCACGCCAAGCATCGCACCTCTGGCGCTTACGTTTCTTCCTAGGCATCGCGGGAGCAATGACAACGTTGCACGCCACCACTGCTTATGCCGGTTTAACCCTCAATCAAAGTGCAACACCACCGGAAATTTCAGCATCACTCGATGGCCCTGGTCTTTCGATTAGCAATCTTGTCATCACCAACGGGCTTGCGGGGCAATACGGTACGTTTGCAGGCGGCACTGAGTCCGCCGGTGTAGGCCCGGTCATTGGCATCCAAAACGGCGTGTTTATTAACACGGGTAGCACAGAGACACTGCTTGGGCCGAATAACAACCCCGCTTTCACAGCAAGCGGTGGCGCTACATATCCCGACCCCGATTTAACCCAGTTAAGCGCAAATGCCGTCAATGACCCCGCCATTATTGAATTTGACATTGTTCCCGTTGGCGACAAAGTAAACTTTGTGTTGTCGTTTGGCTCGGAGGAGTACCCAGAATACGTTTGTAGCCAATTTAACGATGCATTTGGTTTGTTTGTTTCTGGCCCAGGTTTTAGCACCACACAAAATGCCGCATTCATCCCCAATACAAACGATGCCATCACGGTTAATAACCTGAATGTGGGGGTTGCCGGTGCCAATGCGCAAGCTGGTATTGATTGCAAACTCGGTAACTCGGCCTACTTCAATGACAATGGCAACGGCACGGGTAACGCTAACTCGCAATTGGATGGTTTCTCCAAACCTATTACCGCCTCCTTAGGGGGCTTAACTGCCGGTCAAACCTATCACGTCAAGCTTGCCTTAGCCGACGCGGGGGACGCGGCATTGGACTCTGGTGCTTTTTTCAAATGGCTCACCAGTACCGACTCACGCCCGATCGACATGGAATTATCCGCCGCCGCCAGCACGCTGACCCCCGGTAAAAATGGCACGGTCGATGTCACCTACACTGCCATCAATAAATCGGGTGTACTGGATTCAGAATTGGTGCAAACCCAATTGCAATGGCCTGCGGGCGTCACCGTTCTGAGTCATAACGGCGGTGCTGCTTACAACGCCAGCAATGCGGTATGGGATGTGGGTACTGTACCCGCCAACAACAGCAAGTCGATCACATTTACCTTACAAGTGGGCAGTGCTGCCAGCTATAAGCCTTCCGGCGAAATTCTATTCGCGTTACACGAAGACTTTGATTCCACCCCGTTCAATAGCGGCGCATTTCCGAACGAAGATGATACCGCGACGCTGACCCTAACCCCGGTTGATAATGCGCCCCCCGTCATCAGCAGCAATGGCGGAGCGGCGCTTGCCGTCAATATTCCCGAAAGCACCACGGCTGTCACCAATATTGATGCCAGCGATGCTGAAAACGGCGCCGAAACCAACCTCACGTATGCATTGAGCGGCGCTGATGCCAGCCTATTCACTATCGGTGCAGATGGCGCAGTGGTATTCAAAGCCGCGCCAGACTTTGAAACACCGTTAGATGCCGGGAGCGATAATGTTTACAACGTCACGGTGACAGTCACGGATGCAGGCGGCGCAACCGACACGCAAGCGCTTCAAATCAGCGTGACCGACATCGACGAAATTCCACCCACTGTTGCCATTAACACTGTCACCAGTGACGACATACTCAATAACGCTGAAACCAGTGCGAATGTCGCCATCACCGGCACCAGCAATGCGGAAAACGGGCAAACCGTCACCGTGGTACTCAATGGCAAAAGCTACACCGGCAACGTCACTGGCGGCACTTGGAGCGTAACCGTTCCCCTTGCAGACGCCGCACTGTTGGCAGAAAGCAGCCACACCATTACCGCCGATGTCAGCGATGCCGCAGGCAATGTTGCTCCCCAGGCAACTCGCAACATTACCGTCGACAAAACGCCCCCAACGATTAGCGGCAATGACGTTGCCCTGACCAACGACACCACCCCCGATCTTTCCGGCACAACCGATGTGGCGAATGGCACGAACGTAACCGTAACGAATAGCAGCAACGCAACGCTTTGCACCACTACGGCAAGTGGCGGCAACTGGTCTTGCACCCCCACAACGCCTTTACCCGCAGGCAATAGCATTCTGACTGTTACCACGACTGACCCATCCGGCAATACCGGCAGCGACGAATTCACCGCTACAATCAACCATCAGCCCACCATTACCAGTAACAGTGGCAATCCCTTAACGCTAGAAGTCGCCGAAAACACCACCGCCGTCAGCGATGTAGAGGCAACCGATAGCGAAGACGGCGTAGAAACCAACCTGACCTACACGCTCAGCGGCGCAGATGCCGCCAAATTCAGCATTGGCGCGGATGGCAAACTGGCCTTTATTGCAGCGCCTGACTTTGAAACCCCCGCCTCTGCGAATGCCAACAATACGTATCAAGTCACCGTCACCACCACCGACAAAAATGGTGGCAGTGATACCCAAGCGCTCATTATCACTGTCACCGACGCCGATGACACTGCACCCGTGATTACGATCAGCGCCGTGAGTACGGATGATATTATCAACGATGCCGAAGCGGACGCGGATATTGCGATTTCCGGCAGCACCAATGCTGAAAATGGTCAGACCGTCACGGTCAAATTGAATGGCAAAACTTACACAGGCACGGCGAACAATGGCGCGTGGAGTGTGAATTTACCGGCAACGGATGCAGCGGCACTGGCGGATGGCACACAAACCATTACCGCCGATGTCAGCGATGCCGCAGGCAATCCTGCCATACCCGCCAATCACGATATTCAGGTTGATCAAACACTGCCTGCGATTACCGGCAATGATATTGCCCTGACCAACGACACCACCCCGACACTCTCTGGCACAACCGACGTTGCCGATGGTACCAACATAACCGTAACGGATAGCAGCAATGCAACGGTCTGTACCACGACTGCCAGCGGCGGCACATGGTCGTGTACACCCGCAAGCGCACTGCCCATTGGCGATCATGCACTGAGTGTTACCACGGCTGATCCGGCTGGCAATGAGAATACCGATGCTTTCACCGTGAAAGTCAACGCGCAGCCCATCATTAACAGCAACGGTGCGGGCGCAACCGTGACGCTGGCAATACCAGAAGGCATTCCAAGCGTTACCGATGTGGATGCCAGCGACACCGACACTGCCGATGCCCTGAACTACAGCTTGGCTGGCGGTGCAGATATGGCACTGTTTCAAATTGACAGCACCAGCGGTGAACTCGGCTTCAAAACAGCGCCCAAGTATCTGAGCAGCGGGGATAACACTTACGAAGTCATCGTCACAGTAGACGATGGGCATGACGGCACGGATACGCAAACCTTCACCATCGAAATCCTCAAAGATACCGACGCAGACAGCATACCGGATACCCAAGACGTGGATCTGGACGGCGATGGCATTCCCAACACCACCGAAGGTAACGCGGATCTGGATGTCGATGGCATTCCCAATCAGCTTGACCTCGATTCTGACGGCGATGGCATTCCCGACAACATCGAAGCGCAAACCACCGCCGGTTTTAAAGCCCCTTCCGGCATTGATGCCAATAAAGACGGCTTGGATGACGTTTACGCTGCCGGATTAATGCCGATCGATACCGACAGTGACAGCAAACCCGACTATTTGGATACCAATAGCGACGGCACGGGTGAAGATGACACGCAGGAAGCCGGTTTAACCCTTGCGAATACCGACACGGATGGCGATGGTTTGGATGATGCAATCGATACCGATGACGCCAACTTCGGTCCTGCTCATGCAGGCATTACGAATGTGTTGACTGCTTATCCGCAACTGGGCGTTGAAGTTAACTGGCGTATTCCGAACATGCCGCCGGTTTTCTCATCCCCTGCTGCTACGACCTTCAGCGAAAATGGCACTGGCACGGCACTGGATGTGCAAACCACTGACGACAAAGACAACGAAGTCAGCGGCCTGACCTACAGCTTCAGCGGCGGGGCAGATTTAGCCTTGTTCAACCTCGACAGCAACACAGGCGTGATCAGCTTCAAGACCGCGCCGGATTATGAAAAACCTGCCGACGCCAACAAAGACAACGCCTATGCGTTGCAAGTGCAAGCGTGTGATGCCGAAAATGCCTGTACCACCCAGAATGTCATTATCAACGTGATCGACGTGGATGAAGACAACGATGGCGATGGGTTGCTGGATTCTTTCGAGAAAAATGCCGGTGTACCCAAAGATACCGACAAAGACGGCAAACCCGACTGGCTGGATACCGATGACGACGGCGACGGCATCCTCACCAAATACGAAAAACCGGATGCTAACGGCAACAAAACCCCCGATGACGCACTCGACACCGACGGTGACGGCAAGCCTAATTATCTGGATACCGACGATGACGGCGACAAAAAGCTGACCAAGGATGAAAAAGCCGACAAAAATAAAGACGGCAACCCATTGGAAGCTTACGACATGGACGCCGACGGTATTCCCGATTACCTGGATAACAACGAAGTACCTACCGTGGTGCTGCATGTACGCGGCTTCTTACAAGGCGCTTACGACAGTGCCAGCGGGTTGATGCGTGATGACTTGCGCGAACAAGGTTTAATCCCATTGGCACAGCCATTCAGTGACCGTCTGACGGCGTTCAAATACCGCAATAAAGACGTGACGACGCCAGCCATATTAGCCATCACGGGTGATAACGCGATTGTCGACTGGGTATTGGTGGAATTGCGTTCGGCTACCAATCCACGCGCCCGCAGCATTGCCAAAGCCGCTTTGTTGCAACGCGATGGTGACGTTGCTGATCCGTTGAGTAATGAAGCCCACTTGCGCATCCCAAATGTGCCAGAAGGCAGCTATTACGTCAGCCTGCGCCAGCGCAACCATTTGGGGGTCATGACCCAAGACCCGATCTTGTTATCACCCACGCTGACCGCCACGGATTTCACCCTGCCAAGCTTTGCAGTCAACGGTGAAAATGCACGCTTGGAAACGGGCGACGTCGCTTTGTTATGGGCCGGTGAAGCCAATAACAACAATAGCCTGATCGCTAATGGCCCCGGCAATGACACCAACGTGGTATTAGGCACGGTGTTAATGCATCACAGCAACAGCAAGGTGAATAGCAATTTCCGCTTACCCGGTTACTACAGTTCGGATCTGAACTTGGATGGTATTACGCTGTACACCGGCCCCGGCAATGACATTAACCTGTTGATCGGCAATGTATTGCTACACCCCAGCAATGCCACTTCAGCCGCCAACTATGTTGCACCGGGCAGAATGCCGAAGAGCGAAGACGAAGATACCGACGACTAA
- a CDS encoding LysM peptidoglycan-binding domain-containing protein, which yields MDRKIRVAAATSLLALTAAACAPNPYYTGTGYNNYGTNTTTNRGAVNRNAVTHTHCGRTHSHALPAEGLAHHHGDGCVAGSGGAATTTPNYNYGYTAPVTTPIPQQPAINYGYTAPATTPYVDYSISGSNTGSSSSSYYEYTAPKTSTAPASTYRSPTPTSAPTSAPTTFNPNSSEYVVQKGDTVFQVMRTTGAYWKDIIRLNNLEAPNYPITPGQRLRLK from the coding sequence ATGGATAGAAAAATCAGAGTGGCAGCCGCTACTTCTTTGCTGGCACTAACGGCAGCAGCCTGTGCGCCTAACCCGTATTATACCGGCACGGGCTATAACAACTATGGCACGAACACAACCACCAATCGCGGTGCGGTAAACCGTAACGCGGTCACGCATACGCATTGTGGGCGTACCCATTCCCATGCATTACCGGCGGAAGGTTTGGCGCACCATCACGGTGACGGTTGTGTTGCCGGTAGCGGCGGTGCTGCGACCACCACGCCAAACTATAACTACGGTTATACAGCTCCGGTGACTACGCCCATTCCGCAGCAACCTGCGATCAACTACGGCTACACCGCTCCGGCGACCACGCCTTATGTCGATTACAGTATCAGCGGCAGTAACACTGGCAGCAGCAGCAGTAGCTATTATGAGTATACTGCGCCTAAAACATCGACAGCGCCTGCCAGTACTTACCGTTCGCCTACACCGACTTCTGCCCCCACTTCTGCACCAACCACGTTTAATCCTAATAGCAGTGAATACGTTGTGCAGAAAGGCGATACCGTGTTTCAGGTTATGCGCACGACTGGCGCGTATTGGAAGGACATTATTCGTCTGAATAATTTGGAAGCCCCCAATTACCCCATCACGCCGGGGCAGCGTTTACGGCTTAAATAA
- a CDS encoding cadherin — translation MKTTKSLRHALALSSALAIALTTGSLMAADTAKVAKTPKAEAAATDILTYKIALAEDGKTYQVMMKPSVTPKPDISLTGQVTIKAPHDSGFAVTGLTSAVEGANWVEASRVDAPKEDAKSDYISFSFVGLQGASARNYNWEAGKEQVVFSFQNADGCVDGVSLMAKDDAFNAAPNSANTNPGNQFTNLGWGSVSDNHYAGNEGEAISCKK, via the coding sequence ATGAAAACAACTAAATCCCTACGTCACGCATTGGCACTGAGCAGCGCACTGGCTATCGCTTTGACAACTGGCAGCCTGATGGCAGCCGACACCGCAAAAGTAGCGAAAACCCCGAAAGCAGAAGCCGCCGCGACTGACATCCTCACTTACAAAATCGCCTTGGCAGAAGACGGCAAAACCTACCAAGTCATGATGAAACCGTCTGTCACCCCAAAACCGGACATCAGTTTGACCGGGCAAGTTACCATCAAAGCCCCGCATGACAGCGGCTTTGCCGTGACAGGTCTGACGAGCGCAGTCGAAGGTGCTAACTGGGTCGAAGCCTCCCGCGTGGATGCACCGAAAGAAGACGCGAAAAGCGACTACATTTCCTTCTCTTTCGTGGGTTTGCAAGGCGCGAGCGCGCGTAATTACAACTGGGAAGCAGGCAAAGAACAAGTCGTTTTCAGTTTCCAAAATGCAGACGGCTGTGTCGACGGCGTTTCCCTGATGGCGAAAGACGATGCGTTTAATGCCGCGCCAAACTCTGCCAACACCAATCCCGGCAACCAGTTCACCAATTTAGGTTGGGGTTCAGTCAGCGACAACCATTACGCTGGCAATGAAGGCGAGGCGATTAGCTGTAAAAAATAA
- a CDS encoding protein-L-isoaspartate(D-aspartate) O-methyltransferase yields the protein MLPRKLDVQGIGMTSQRTRNRLVARLRENGICNEAVLAVISKTPRHLLVDEALASRAYEDTALPIGHGQTISQPYIVARMTELLLAGENPPRKVLEVGTGSGYQAAVLASLVETVFTVERIEPLHRATREMLAALGYDNIRTYLSDGSWGVASEAPFDAIIATAAPETVPPALLEQLAIGAKLIIPVGKQGGSQRLQVITRTHQDTYATVAHEAVQFVPMIK from the coding sequence ATGTTGCCGCGTAAACTGGATGTGCAAGGCATCGGCATGACCTCGCAGCGTACCCGTAACCGTTTGGTGGCGCGTTTGCGCGAAAATGGCATTTGCAATGAAGCGGTGTTAGCGGTCATCAGCAAAACCCCGCGCCATTTGTTGGTGGATGAGGCTCTCGCCAGTCGTGCGTATGAAGATACCGCGTTACCCATCGGGCATGGGCAAACCATTTCCCAGCCTTACATCGTGGCGCGAATGACCGAATTGCTGTTAGCGGGTGAAAATCCACCCCGCAAAGTGTTGGAAGTGGGAACCGGTTCGGGTTATCAGGCGGCGGTGCTGGCGTCACTGGTTGAAACGGTATTCACGGTGGAACGCATTGAGCCATTGCATCGCGCGACTCGTGAAATGCTGGCGGCATTGGGCTACGATAATATCCGCACTTACCTGAGTGATGGCAGTTGGGGTGTGGCAAGTGAGGCGCCGTTTGATGCCATTATTGCAACGGCAGCGCCGGAAACGGTTCCTCCCGCTTTGCTGGAACAACTCGCGATTGGCGCTAAGTTGATCATACCGGTGGGTAAGCAGGGTGGTTCGCAACGGCTACAAGTGATTACACGCACGCATCAGGACACTTATGCAACGGTGGCGCACGAAGCGGTACAGTTTGTACCCATGATCAAGTAA
- a CDS encoding IPTL-CTERM sorting domain-containing protein → MKKSIRQAVSRGLALLVLLPAAHTAFAVDPIENKGGVEYRVAWDSVDSRYRVYVRPTSTPDKDLSMTAQVTLRVPHATGDQKFTVSDIKTKAGTNWSLSSEVYSPAEDKAIDYLSFNFTPIDVRAFAFKSGVEQEAFSFKNTGPCLGSVALMNNSTDPFNQPPDAPDNSAGTNPGNQFANAGWGATDDNDYLGNYGIAANCADVVIPTNNAPSPVVDTVTTTANTPVTVAVLANDNDADGDTLSIVEFTQSANGTVVMEGDKLVYTPKADFNGTDTFSYTVSDGTDTATSTVTVTVKTSSTPALVANTDAFTIDTANSSSSLNVLANDDIPDAQAFTLQIVTMPSHGSAIVKDNKIIYTQTTGYTGQDALTYSITDTNGNSAEATVNLTVKSLVTNTAPVANNDQAATTASSSVIVDVLANDNDAEGNTLSITAFTQGTNGTVALQDGKPMYTPNAGFSGTDSFSYTVSDGKDTDTATVTVSVAAVTPVLEAKTDTFTIDPTNPSNELDVLANDKIPAGETVTLAIVTQPAHGTASIRNNKLIYTPTAGYNGQDTLRYRITDAGGNTTEASITLTVKSSGTGNTCGTAPENPQADRAYYRVAWDNGTQRYRVYMYTGNVPSPNALTSAQVTLKVPHVSEDTFEVTDLESAFSGLMWNNNSNVFAPSEDTSADYLSFTPAISNSKAMQWQAGQEIEVFSFANAGACSGAVTLLDNSTDPFNQPPESPDNSVGTNPGNSIVNLGWGSNADDHYAGNYGCPAVCTTDTPPTDSDGDGLSDAEEAILKTDSNNADSDADGIPDKQEIGSDIGKPRDMDFDGIIDALDKDDDGDGIPTKDERGDANNNTIPDYLEKPDVIPAQQSVAVPTLTEWGQLLLTLLLGAVAVRRYNKVIK, encoded by the coding sequence ATGAAAAAATCGATCAGACAAGCAGTTTCAAGGGGGTTAGCATTGCTGGTATTGCTACCGGCTGCGCATACAGCATTTGCAGTCGATCCAATAGAGAACAAGGGCGGGGTCGAATACCGCGTTGCTTGGGATTCCGTGGACAGTCGCTACCGTGTGTACGTGCGCCCTACTTCGACACCGGATAAAGACTTAAGCATGACGGCGCAAGTAACATTGCGGGTTCCACACGCGACAGGCGACCAAAAATTCACAGTATCGGACATTAAAACCAAGGCAGGCACTAACTGGTCACTCAGTTCGGAAGTCTATAGCCCCGCAGAAGACAAAGCCATTGATTACCTCTCATTCAATTTCACCCCCATTGATGTGCGAGCTTTCGCCTTCAAATCCGGGGTAGAGCAAGAAGCGTTTAGCTTCAAAAATACCGGGCCTTGCTTGGGCAGTGTGGCGTTGATGAACAACAGCACCGACCCTTTCAACCAACCACCGGATGCACCGGACAATTCTGCTGGCACTAACCCCGGCAATCAATTTGCCAATGCCGGTTGGGGTGCTACCGATGACAACGACTATTTAGGCAACTATGGCATCGCCGCTAACTGCGCCGATGTCGTCATACCCACCAATAACGCCCCCAGCCCCGTTGTCGATACCGTCACCACCACCGCAAACACTCCCGTTACGGTTGCTGTACTCGCCAATGATAACGATGCCGACGGTGATACTTTAAGCATTGTTGAGTTCACACAGAGTGCCAATGGCACGGTAGTCATGGAAGGCGACAAGCTGGTGTACACCCCTAAAGCAGACTTTAACGGCACGGATACCTTTAGCTACACCGTTTCTGATGGCACAGACACCGCTACTAGCACTGTCACCGTGACCGTCAAAACATCGTCTACACCTGCATTGGTAGCGAACACGGACGCTTTCACGATTGATACGGCTAACAGCAGCAGTTCACTGAACGTCTTAGCAAACGATGATATTCCAGACGCTCAAGCCTTCACCTTACAAATTGTCACGATGCCAAGCCACGGCAGCGCCATCGTTAAAGACAATAAAATCATTTACACGCAAACCACGGGTTACACCGGTCAAGATGCGCTGACATACAGCATTACGGATACCAACGGCAACAGCGCAGAAGCCACTGTCAATTTAACGGTAAAATCCTTAGTGACGAATACCGCACCCGTGGCGAATAATGATCAAGCGGCAACCACCGCCAGCAGTTCGGTTATCGTGGATGTACTCGCCAATGACAACGATGCCGAAGGCAACACGTTAAGCATTACCGCGTTCACGCAAGGAACAAATGGCACAGTAGCCCTGCAAGACGGCAAACCGATGTACACGCCTAATGCTGGCTTTAGCGGCACCGATAGCTTCAGTTATACCGTCAGTGACGGCAAAGACACTGACACGGCTACGGTAACAGTCAGCGTAGCGGCGGTAACACCCGTGCTGGAAGCCAAGACCGACACCTTCACCATTGACCCGACCAACCCCAGCAACGAACTAGACGTGCTGGCAAATGATAAGATTCCTGCCGGTGAAACCGTCACGCTGGCAATCGTGACGCAGCCAGCGCATGGCACCGCCTCGATTCGCAACAATAAGCTTATTTACACACCAACCGCCGGTTACAACGGTCAGGATACGTTGCGCTACCGAATTACGGATGCCGGTGGCAACACCACCGAAGCCAGCATTACCTTGACGGTAAAATCCTCCGGCACTGGCAATACGTGTGGCACTGCCCCTGAAAATCCACAAGCCGACCGTGCTTATTACCGCGTCGCTTGGGACAATGGCACACAGCGCTACCGCGTTTACATGTACACGGGCAACGTCCCCTCGCCGAATGCGCTGACCAGTGCACAGGTTACGCTGAAAGTCCCGCACGTTAGTGAAGACACTTTTGAAGTCACTGACCTAGAATCCGCTTTCAGTGGCTTAATGTGGAACAACAATTCCAATGTCTTCGCCCCCAGTGAAGACACGAGTGCCGATTATTTGTCATTCACTCCGGCGATCAGCAATTCCAAAGCGATGCAATGGCAAGCCGGGCAAGAAATTGAAGTGTTCAGTTTTGCCAACGCTGGGGCATGTTCGGGAGCGGTGACGTTGTTGGACAATTCCACCGACCCATTCAATCAACCGCCTGAATCCCCCGACAATTCCGTCGGCACCAACCCTGGTAACAGCATTGTTAACTTGGGCTGGGGTTCCAACGCTGATGATCATTACGCTGGCAACTACGGCTGCCCCGCAGTTTGTACGACAGATACGCCGCCTACAGACAGTGATGGTGACGGCCTGAGCGACGCGGAAGAAGCCATTCTGAAAACCGACTCTAACAACGCGGACAGCGATGCGGATGGCATACCAGACAAGCAAGAAATCGGCAGCGACATTGGCAAACCACGCGATATGGATTTTGACGGCATCATTGATGCTTTGGATAAAGACGACGACGGCGATGGTATACCCACCAAAGATGAACGCGGGGATGCCAATAACAATACCATACCCGACTACTTGGAAAAGCCTGACGTTATCCCTGCACAGCAATCCGTTGCTGTCCCAACCCTAACGGAGTGGGGACAATTATTACTAACGCTCCTATTGGGTGCTGTTGCGGTGCGTCGATACAACAAAGTAATCAAGTAA